A single Rhopalosiphum padi isolate XX-2018 chromosome 4, ASM2088224v1, whole genome shotgun sequence DNA region contains:
- the LOC132929023 gene encoding skin secretory protein xP2-like, with protein sequence MKLQILCMCLLAFVNNVWCHDEVHVKNGNHTTKTRESNTRKRGVGHYNPMGWGGYGVGSHGVPTTPVQGYGVSNIPVQGYGVSNYPVQAYGVSAVPVQGYAVVQQSERPVPYPVPYPVTYDRPVPYDRPVPYPVSYDRPVPYPVHVDRPLPYPVQVDRPVPYPVQVEKPLPYPVHVDRPVPYPVQVEKPLPYPVDRPVPYPVQVEKPLPYPVHVDRPVPYAVHVPYKVPVPVDRPYPVKVNVPTPYPVDRPVPYPVQVAVKVPVVQQVPVEVSRPYPVLVQQPASVVVQQQPVLWQKVSSSYPVYTTGQQPVQWQKQPSYYSSVDNSKNYIGMPVYNGGNQAGYQRGQYPSGYSIGVNHALIGLGVGGRGAGATGTSGPTGIIGGAAGSLLGAAFNVMQGLMSPGGSVTGYAAGHNDYLGPKTTGFSTVINK encoded by the exons ATGAAATTACAA ATTTTGTGTATGTGCCTTTTGGCATTTGTTAACAACGTTTGGTGCCACGACGAAGTTCACGTTAAGAATGGTAACCACACAACCAAAACCAGAGAATCGAATACAAGAAAACGGGGTGTCGGCCATTACAACCCAATGGGATGGGGTGGCTACGGAGTGGGTTCGCACGGAGTTCCCACCACTCCGGTGCAAGGATACGGAGTGTCGAACATCCCGGTACAAGGTTACGGAGTGTCGAACTACCCAGTGCAAGCATACGGAGTGTCTGCTGTGCCGGTGCAAGGATACGCGGTGGTGCAGCAATCTGAACGACCCGTACCGTATCCAGTGCCGTATCCGGTGACTTACGACCGACCAGTGCCGTACGACCGACCAGTGCCGTACCCGGTGTCGTACGACAGGCCGGTCCCGTACCCGGTGCATGTGGACCGGCCACTTCCGTATCCGGTGCAGGTTGACCGGCCGGTGCCGTATCCGGTGCAGGTGGAGAAACCACTGCCGTATCCGGTGCACGTGGACCGGCCAGTGCCGTACCCGGTTCAAGTGGAGAAGCCGTTGCCGTATCCGGTGGACCGGCCGGTTCCATACCCGGTGCAGGTGGAGAAACCGTTGCCGTACCCGGTGCACGTCGACCGGCCCGTGCCGTATGCGGTGCACGTGCCCTACAAAGTGCCTGTACCGGTGGACCGACCATACCCGGTGAAAGTGAACGTGCCCACGCCGTATCCGGTAGACAGGCCGGTTCCGTATCCCGTGCAGGTGGCCGTCAAGGTTCCGGTGGTGCAGCAAGTGCCGGTCGAGGTGTCTCGGCCTTATCCCGTGCTGGTGCAGCAGCCCGCTTCGGTGGTGGTGCAACAGCAACCCGTACTGTGGCAAAAGGTGTCGTCGTCATACCCGGTATACACGACGGGCCAGCAACCGGTACAGTGGCAGAAGCAGCCTTCCTATTACTCGTCTGTGGACAACAGCAAAAACTACATCGGCATGCCCGTGTACAACGGAGGTAACCAGGCCGGTTACCAGCGCGGTCAGTACCCGTCCGGTTACAGCATCGGTGTAAACCACGCCCTGATCGGGCTCGGCGTCGGCGGCCGGGGAGCGGGCGCGACCGGCACGTCAGGACCGACCGGCATCATCGGCGGAGCGGCGGGCAGCCTGTTGGGGGCGGCGTTCAACGTAATGCAGGGGTTGATGTCACCGGGTGGTAGCGTCACTGGTTACGCGGCCGGACACAACGACTATCTGGGGCCCAAGACCACGGGATTTTCGACTGTcatcaacaaataa